The following are encoded in a window of Phragmites australis chromosome 22, lpPhrAust1.1, whole genome shotgun sequence genomic DNA:
- the LOC133905534 gene encoding protein JINGUBANG-like — protein MGNHKKLLQFLRPDLEVAASRSSDDDDGYGYAYSPPTTPSTSASAVTSAAASPWTLLPGLVAGGGPGGEEEKTGLLGSLVKEDGHVYSLAAAGDLLYTGTDSKNVRVWRDQRELGGFRSGSGLVKAIVVAGDGRIYTGHQDGKVRVWRASEEDTAVHRRVGSLPRLRDVVTSSLWPSHYVETRRKHNALWLRHFDAVSCLSLDAAAGLIYSGSWDKTFKVWRVSDSRCLESVRAHDDAVNTVAAAGFDAMVFTGSADGTVKVWRREAGGKKCTRHAMERVLRKGESAVTAIAVAAEARVVYVASSDGAVSHWQWRRGSGSPRNGGALRGHKMAVLCLAVAGRVVVSGSADRTVSVWRREEGADHARLAVLTSHTGPVKCVAMDEEDDAGRGCRRWVVYSGSLDGSVKVWRVSDSSPDLTPARTPAHVWKGAPSPPYAAPEPKRMAAA, from the coding sequence ATGGGGAACCACAAGAAGTTGCTGCAGTTTCTGCGGCCGGACCTGGAGGTGGCGGCGTCCAGGTCatcggacgacgacgacggctaCGGCTACGCATACTCGCCGCCGACCACGCCAAGCACCAGCGCCAGCGCGgtcacctcggcggcggcgtcgccgTGGACGCTGCTCCCGGGgctcgtcgccggcggcggccccggcggcgaggaggagaagaCGGGGCTCCTGGGCTCGCTCGTCAAGGAGGACGGGCACGTGTACTCGCTGGCCGCGGCGGGGGATCTGCTCTACACGGGCACGGACTCCAAGAACGTGCGGGTGTGGCGGGACCAGCGGGAGCTCGGCGGGTTCCGGTCGGGGAGCGGGCTCGTGAAGGCCATCGTGGTCGCCGGGGACGGGAGGATCTACACGGGACACCAGGACGGGAAGGTGCGGGTGTGGCGCGCGTCCGAGGAGGACACCGCCGTGCACCGGCGGGTCGGGTCGCTCCCGCGGCTCAGGGACGTGGTGACGAGCTCGCTGTGGCCGTCGCACTACGTCGAGACGCGCCGGAAGCACAACGCCCTGTGGCTGCGGCACTTCGACGCCGTGTCGTGCCTGAGCCTGGACGCCGCGGCGGGGCTCATCTACTCGGGGTCGTGGGACAAGACGTTCAAGGTGTGGCGGGTGTCGGACTCGCGGTGCCTCGAGTCTGTGCGCGCCCACGACGACGCTGTGAACACGGTGGCGGCCGCAGGGTTCGACGCGATGGTGTTCACGGGATCCGCGGACGGGACGGTCAAGGTGTGGCGGCGGGAGGCCGGCGGGAAGAAGTGCACGAGACACGCCATGGAGCGGGTGCTGCGGAAGGGCGAGAGCGCGGTCACCGCCATCGCCGTGGCGGCCGAGGCGCGCGTGGTGTACGTCGCCTCGTCGGACGGCGCCGTCAGCCACTGGCAGTGGCGGCGCGGCTCGGGCTCTCCGAGAAACGGCGGCGCGCTGCGAGGCCACAAGATGGCCGTGCTCTGCCTCGCGGTGGCCGGTCGCGTCGTCGTGAGCGGCTCGGCGGACCGCACGGTCTCCGTGTggcgccgcgaggaaggcgccGACCACGCGCGCCTCGCCGTACTCACGAGCCACACGGGCCCCGTCAAGTGCGTAGCCATGGACGAGGAGGACGACGCGGGGAGGGGCTGCCGCCGGTGGGTGGTGTACAGCGGCAGCCTCGACGGGTCCGTCAAGGTGTGGCGCGTGTCGGACAGCTCGCCCGACCTGACACCCGCGCGGACGCCGGCGCACGTGTGGAAGGgcgcgccgtcgccgccgtaCGCGGCGCCGGAGCCGAAGCGCATGGCAGCGGCGTGA
- the LOC133904876 gene encoding extra-large guanine nucleotide-binding protein 1-like produces MLQKALPLLPSPAFLSSPRVSHPHVSPQTLASSSPPQPSPAMAATAGAGAGDYSFAAEYDGPPLPYSLPRAIPLDLSRIPLASLTSPPVSPCASSSPLPVVRPLTPSSLCSAVHAHPVPHSAAPAPAGGAAVVDSPTSVIENHHAAAHHSAELPSSPSDDEGAGDGGLQALPPKPHQPAVTFAETSCSLLQSSDDEDEYEEEDDDNDAAAEEARSCAAGHSSGSLSPAHQSGGRPRGCYRCGKGGGFWGRGDKESCLACGARYCAGCVLRAMGSMPEGRKCLGCIGQPVAESRRDALGRGSRVLRRLLSAAEVELVMRSERECAGNQLRAEDVYANGAKLSPEELVVLQGCSCPPSRLRPGFYWYDKVSGFWGKEGHKPHCIISPNLNVGGSLDQKASNGNTGILINGREITKSELQMLKLAGVQCAGKPHFWLNADGTYQEEGQKTVKGKIWDKPIVKLLSPVLSLPTPNKAANQCGEEAIHMVNRVIPDYLEQKTTQKLLLVGSGASTILKQAKFLYKSKPFLADEREDLKLVIQSNIYNYLGILLEGRERFEEEALADRRKISQCDPSSSGCCESGFCDDATEYSLIPRLKAFSDWILKAMALGNLEDIFPAASREYAPLVEELWKDPAIQATYRRRSELLFLPSAASYFLDKAVDISRTEYELSDMDILYADGITSSDGLASTEFSFPQLSLDGLGADEPDPQDTLLRYQLIRINNRGLHGNCKWLQMFDDVRLVIFCVAASDYDEYYEDAHGTVVNKMIESRHLFENIALHPTFEQMDFLLLLTKFDLLEQKIDKSPLTSCDWFDDFTPLLSRNLINGSRRSTRSSHTGATLAQMATHYIAVKFKRLFHSLTEQKLYVSCVNALDQESVRSAIRYSREIVKWEEEKPVFGASETIYSEEPSSYSR; encoded by the exons ATGCTCCAAAAAGCTCtacccctcctcccctcccccgcTTTCCTCTCCTCGCCTAGGGTTTCCCACCCCCATGTTtctccccaaaccctagcctcctcctcgccgccgcagcCTTCCCCGGCCATGGCCGCTACTGCCggagccggcgccggcgactACTCCTTCGCGGCGGAGTACGATGGCCCGCCGCTCCCCTACTCGCTCCCGCGCGCCATCCCGCTCGACCTCTCCCGCATCCCGCTCGCCTCGCTCACGTCACCACCGGTTTCGCCCTGCGCCTCCTCGTCCCCGCTCCCTGTCGTCCGCCCGCTCACCCCGTCCTCCCTCTGCTCCGCCGTCCACGCCCACCCCGTGCCCCACTCCGCCGCGCCCGCCCCCGCTGGGGGAGCAGCGGTGGTGGACTCCCCCACCTCGGTCATCGAGAACCACCACGCCGCGGCGCACCACTCCGCCGAgctcccctcctccccctcggACGACGAGGGCGCCGGTGACGGCGGCCTCCAGGCGCTGCCGCCGAAGCCTCACCAGCCCGCGGTCACCTTCGCCGAGACCAGTTGCTCCCTCCTCCAGTCCTCTGACGACGAGGACGAgtacgaggaggaggatgacgacaaCGATGCTGCAGCGGAGGAGGCCCGGTCCTGCGCCGCCGGTCACTCGAGCGGCTCCCTCTCCCCCGCGCACCAGAGTGGGGGCAGGCCCCGCGGCTGCTACCGATGCGGGAAGGGGGGAGGCTTCTGGGGCCGCGGCGACAAGGAGTCGTGCCTCGCCTGCGGCGCGCGGTACTGCGCGGGGTGCGTGCTCCGGGCGATGGGGTCCATGCCGGAGGGCCGCAAGTGCCTGGGGTGCATTGGTCAGCCCGTGGCTGAGTCGAGGCGGGACGCTCTGGGGCGAGGTTCGCGCGTGCTGCGGCGGCTGCTCAGCGCGGCGGAGGTGGAGCTTGTCATGAGGAGTGAGCGGGAGTGCGCCGGGAACCAGCTGCGGGCCGAGGACGTGTACGCCAACGGGGCCAAGCTGTCTCCTGAGGAGCTCGTGGTGCTGCAGGGCTGCTCGTGCCCGCCTTCCAGGCTACGGCCTGGGTTCTATTGGTACGACAAGGTGTCCGGCTTCTGGGGGAAG GAGGGACACAAGCCCCATTGCATAATCAGTCCAAATCTAAACGTTGGAGGTTCTCTAGATCAGAAAGCAAGCAATGGGAACACCGGAATATTGATTAATGGACGAGAGATTACAAAATCTGAACTGCAAATGCTGAAG TTGGCAGGAGTCCAATGTGCTGGGAAACCTCACTTTTGGTTGAATGCTGATGGGACTTACCAAGAGGAAGGCCAAAAAACCGTTAAAGGGAAGATCTGGGATAAG CCTATAGTGAAGCTTCTTAGTCCTGTCCTGTCATTGCCGACACCTAATAAAGCAGCTAATCAATGTGGCGAAGAAGCTATTCACATGGTAAATCGAGTCATCCCTGACTACCTGGAGCAAAAGACAACCCAGAAGCTATTGTTGGTTGGGTCTGGGGCGAGCACCATACTCAAGCAG GCAAAGTTCTTGTACAAGAGCAAACCCTTTTTGGCCGATGAACGTGAAGATCTGAAACTAGTCATACAAAGCAACATATACAACTACCTTGGTATATTACTTGAAGGTCGTGAAAGGTTTGAAGAGGAAGCTTTAGCTGATAGAAGAAAAATCAGTCAATGTGACCCTTCTAGCTCTG GCTGTTGTGAATCTGGGTTCTGTGATGATGCTACTGAATACTCCCTTATTCCGCGCTTGAAAGCATTCTCTGATTGGATTCTTAAAGCAATGGCTTTAGGTAATCTTGAAGACATCTTCCCTGCAGCTAGTCGTGAATATGCACCACTTGTTGAGGAACTATGGAAAGATCCTGCTATTCAAGCTACATATAGACGAAGAAGTGAACTGCTGTTCCTTCCGTCTGCTGCCAGTTATTTTCTTGACAAG GCTGTTGATATTTCTCGAACAGAATATGAGCTCTCTGATATGGATATACTCTATGCTGATGGGATAACATCCTCAGATGGGCTAGCATCAACAGAATTCTCTTTCCCCCAGCTATCTTTGGATGGATTGGGTGCTGATGAGCCTGATCCACAAGACACCTTGCTAAG GTACCAGCTGATCAGAATAAACAATAGAGGTTTGCATGGGAACTGCAAATGGCTGCAAATGTTTGATGATGTAAGGCTTGTTATCTTCTGTGTTGCTGCTAGTGACTATGATGAGTACTATGAGGATGCACATGGCACCGTTGTCAACAAGATGATAGAGAGCAGGCACCTATTTGAGAACATTGCCCTTCATCCAACATTCGAGCAAATGGATTTCCTTCTGCTCCTCACCAAGTTTGATCTCCTAGAGCAGAAGATTGACAAATCTCCGCTAACCTCATGTGATTGGTTCGACGACTTCACTCCCCTGCTCAGCCGCAATTTGATCAATGGCAGCAGGAGAAGCACACGCAGCAGCCACACTGGCGCAACTTTGGCGCAGATGGCCACACACTACATTGCGGTGAAGTTCAAGAGGCTGTTCCACTCGCTCACGGAGCAGAAACTTTATGTATCCTGTGTGAACGCCCTGGATCAGGAGTCGGTCCGTTCAGCGATCCGTTACAGCCGGGAGATTGTGAAGTGGGAAGAAGAGAAGCCCGTGTTTGGTGCCAGCGAGACGATTTACAGTGAGGAGCCGAGCTCCTACTCTCGCTGA